ggaaaattaaagtttGCCTCAATTGTTTGATTAGGCGAATGATGGCATGTATACAGACACAGTTGGGTACATGCAGTTGTTTTTAACTAAGACGTATAAATTGATGAACAAATACTGCAAAAACGAAagtattgaattaaaaaatgtcataaaaatttcttcaaagcaaCCTAAAAAAGCCGGTGATCGTACTCCAAGTACATTTAAGCAGTCAGCAAGAGTATTGAACTGTGTATgcttccttttttcctttcaattaCCCGTTATTCTTCCTGTACCGTGGCTTCTGAATTACTTTCTTTACTTTTTGAGAGCTCAAGCAACTCCGTTGCTTCTTCCACTTTTGCAGCTAATGACTCAAAGTGAATCCAACAGCACGAGCAGCTCGGAGTGATCCATTTCCAAAATCATCTCAGTAATCTTTGGTGAAAGATCACACTGCCCAAAAGTTACTTACATGTAAATATCATTAAACCGAAGCTTAAAACAGGTTAATTGTTTATGGGAAAATATCTACCGTCTACCagatttttttcactttttaaaaaatatacaaattttaatttttttagctgCGCTCCACctaaacttatattttttttcacatttccaCCTCCGTCTGCAAACCGTTAATAAAACTAACGGAATTTTGTTCAAATTGcttttttacccccaaaatAGAGAAGTTACATATTTgccataattaataataataataataataataagtgtTGTTGTTTTTAGAATgcatacattttaaatttaaaaggcCTTACGGTCACTTAAActtcatgaaaaataatatttacgaGAAAATTGATGAATGACGAGCACCAGCCAAGATAGTCCATTGAATTCTCAATCCCGCTTGGTGCTAAAAAAAGTCATCAATTTGTACAGTGCATGACCATTCTCCCCTCTAAATCCTCTCCACTGTAGCAATCCGAACAGAGACCTCATAACATTTGAAAATCAAACCACTCCCAATCAAGACTCGCCACGCGCCTCCGAAGAaccttttgaaacaaaatgGATCAGCAACAAGCGCCCCCGAAGGCCGCAGCAGCAGACACCGACCACAACGAGACAGAGTCCCCCGCTCCGAACCCAAAACCCGATCCGAATCCGAATGGGGACAACGATAACTGGGCGAATATCGTCATGGGATCCGAGTCTGAGAAAGTTTATGAGAACGAGAATCAAGTGCAGCCTCAGAGTCAAATCAAGATCCAATTAGAAAGCTCCACCAATTCATCTGAACCGTCGCCAGCATCATCCGCGTCGAAGAAATCGGTGCACTGGAGCCCCGACTTGGTGACCGAATCGCA
This window of the Citrus sinensis cultivar Valencia sweet orange chromosome 8, DVS_A1.0, whole genome shotgun sequence genome carries:
- the LOC102629697 gene encoding GLABRA2 expression modulator isoform X3: MDQQQAPPKAAAADTDHNETESPAPNPKPDPNPNGDNDNWANIVMGSESEKVYENENQVQPQSQIKIQLESSTNSSEPSPASSASKKSVHWSPDLVTESHAPNTHNYQNTMPPIDRSNPYVAHTPALPSNSFSFKVNLG
- the LOC102629697 gene encoding GLABRA2 expression modulator isoform X2, coding for MDQQQAPPKAAAADTDHNETESPAPNPKPDPNPNGDNDNWANIVMGSESEKVYENENQVQPQSQIKIQLESSTNSSEPSPASSASKKSVHWSPDLVTESHAPNTHNYQNTMPPIDRSNPYVAHTPALPSNSFSFKGCVGRWGKKVGEATKKAEDLAGNTWQHREIPILPYYGFARPYV
- the LOC102629697 gene encoding GLABRA2 expression modulator isoform X1; the protein is MDQQQAPPKAAAADTDHNETESPAPNPKPDPNPNGDNDNWANIVMGSESEKVYENENQVQPQSQIKIQLESSTNSSEPSPASSASKKSVHWSPDLVTESHAPNTHNYQNTMPPIDRSNPYVAHTPALPSNSFSFKGNVKDVLGDGGRKLEKRRRKQRISLGTPGSIVKFPFFPITALPVRTFEEA